A region from the Nonlabens sp. YIK11 genome encodes:
- the arsM gene encoding arsenosugar biosynthesis arsenite methyltransferase ArsM codes for MSYLNATEELYRDAALVPDVGLCCTTNPVWELPGLKIPKIMQEMNYGCGSTVHARDLGNSPRILYVGVGGGMELLQFAYFSRQKGGVVGVDVVPEMLEASRKNFKIAEEENPWFKSEFVELHKGDALNLPVADNSIDVAAQNCLFNIFKEEDLKKAIEEMYRVLKPHGRLVMSDPTCEQEMNDALRNDDRLRALCLSGSLPIDQYVKALTDVGFGTIEIRARKPYRILDPKNYPTDELIYIESIEVAAIKDPMPEDGPCIFTGKAAIYYGDDRQFDDGKGHVLLKNQPLAICDKTAQALKDLGRDDIYFSESTYHYDGGGCC; via the coding sequence ATGAGCTACCTAAACGCTACTGAAGAACTTTATAGAGATGCCGCATTGGTGCCCGATGTTGGGCTGTGTTGTACGACCAATCCTGTTTGGGAATTGCCTGGTCTCAAGATTCCTAAGATCATGCAGGAAATGAATTACGGTTGTGGTTCTACCGTGCATGCGCGCGATTTAGGAAACAGTCCTAGAATACTATACGTAGGCGTTGGTGGTGGTATGGAACTGTTGCAGTTTGCCTATTTCTCTAGACAAAAAGGTGGTGTTGTAGGTGTTGACGTGGTTCCAGAAATGCTCGAGGCATCCCGCAAAAATTTCAAAATCGCCGAAGAGGAAAATCCGTGGTTCAAAAGTGAGTTCGTAGAACTTCACAAAGGCGATGCTTTAAACCTTCCTGTAGCTGATAATTCCATTGATGTCGCTGCTCAAAACTGCCTGTTTAATATTTTTAAGGAGGAAGATTTGAAAAAGGCAATTGAAGAGATGTACCGTGTCTTAAAACCTCATGGTAGATTGGTCATGAGCGACCCAACATGCGAGCAGGAAATGAACGATGCTTTAAGAAATGACGACCGCCTACGAGCTTTATGCTTAAGCGGTTCATTGCCTATCGATCAATATGTAAAAGCCTTGACAGATGTAGGCTTTGGAACCATTGAAATAAGAGCGCGCAAACCGTATCGTATTCTGGATCCTAAAAATTACCCTACAGACGAACTGATCTACATTGAATCCATTGAGGTGGCAGCGATAAAGGATCCCATGCCAGAAGATGGACCTTGCATCTTTACCGGTAAAGCCGCTATTTACTATGGTGACGATCGCCAGTTTGATGACGGAAAGGGACATGTGTTGTTAAAGAATCAACCATTAGCTATTTGTGATAAAACAGCACAAGCACTAAAGGATTTGGGCCGTGACGATATCTATTTTAGCGAGTCCACTTACCATTATGATGGTGGCGGTTGCTGTTAG
- the arsS gene encoding arsenosugar biosynthesis radical SAM (seleno)protein ArsS (Some members of this family are selenoproteins.): MSVAVNTKKSLHKRDSDLANINKQLEILNGEPFSDGELPSFAKKIKETNQFPLRPKKLEILQVNVGYMCNQVCAHCHVDAGPDRKEIMTRDTMRQILDVIKTTEAHTLDLTGGAPEMNPDFRWFVEEAAKAGIQDFIVRSNLTIIRANPKYHDLPDFFKKHNIHVVSSMPHWTKGKTDKQRGDGVFDKSIKALQELNERGYGMPDSDLRLDLVYNPSGAYLPGDQASMEKEMKAALMEDFGIHFHNLFAITNLPIARFLDYLVASENYEDYMYALVEAYNPAAVQNVMCTNTISISWDGWLYDCDFNQMLDLKVDNKIQHIKDYNEDLLNDRKIQISQHCYGCTAGAGSSCQGVVTN, encoded by the coding sequence ATGAGTGTAGCAGTTAATACCAAGAAATCCCTTCACAAACGAGATTCAGACCTCGCAAATATCAATAAGCAACTTGAAATCCTGAACGGCGAACCGTTTTCAGATGGTGAGTTGCCATCTTTTGCTAAAAAGATCAAGGAAACAAATCAGTTTCCCTTGCGCCCTAAAAAGCTGGAAATTCTTCAGGTCAATGTAGGTTATATGTGCAACCAGGTTTGTGCGCACTGTCACGTGGACGCTGGACCAGATCGTAAGGAGATCATGACCCGCGATACCATGAGGCAAATCCTGGACGTGATCAAAACCACTGAAGCGCACACGCTGGACCTTACCGGTGGCGCGCCAGAGATGAATCCAGATTTCCGCTGGTTTGTGGAAGAAGCTGCTAAAGCTGGAATCCAAGACTTCATCGTTAGATCAAACTTGACCATTATAAGGGCAAATCCCAAGTATCACGATTTGCCAGACTTTTTCAAAAAGCACAACATTCACGTCGTTTCTTCCATGCCGCACTGGACTAAGGGAAAAACCGACAAGCAGCGTGGTGATGGAGTTTTTGATAAATCCATTAAAGCTCTACAAGAACTCAATGAACGTGGCTACGGCATGCCAGACAGCGACTTGAGACTTGATTTAGTTTACAATCCTAGCGGCGCTTATCTGCCCGGTGATCAAGCCAGTATGGAAAAGGAAATGAAAGCCGCCTTGATGGAAGATTTCGGGATTCACTTTCACAACCTTTTTGCGATTACCAATCTACCTATCGCAAGATTTCTGGATTATCTAGTGGCCAGTGAAAATTACGAGGACTATATGTATGCGCTGGTAGAGGCCTACAACCCGGCAGCGGTTCAAAATGTCATGTGTACCAATACCATTTCCATTTCTTGGGATGGTTGGTTGTACGATTGCGATTTTAACCAGATGCTTGATTTGAAAGTGGATAACAAGATCCAGCACATCAAGGATTACAATGAGGACCTTCTCAACGACCGTAAGATTCAGATTTCCCAACACTGTTATGGCTGTACGGCTGGTGCGGGAAGCAGTTGTCAAGGTGTTGTAACCAATTAA
- a CDS encoding arsenosugar biosynthesis-associated peroxidase-like protein has protein sequence MDKTYYDPKDLRKFGKITEWSEELGTKFFDYYGSVFEEGELTAREKSLIALAVSHAVQCPYCIDAYTSDTLKRGVTKEQMMEAIHVAGAIKGGATLVHGVQMMNKVNKLEM, from the coding sequence ATGGATAAGACCTATTACGACCCAAAAGACTTAAGAAAATTTGGTAAGATCACTGAGTGGAGCGAGGAATTGGGAACCAAATTTTTTGACTACTACGGGAGCGTTTTTGAAGAAGGAGAACTTACCGCAAGGGAAAAATCGCTTATAGCACTAGCTGTTTCGCACGCCGTTCAATGTCCATATTGTATCGATGCTTATACCAGCGACACATTAAAAAGAGGTGTGACTAAGGAACAAATGATGGAAGCCATTCACGTTGCTGGTGCTATAAAAGGCGGCGCTACCTTAGTTCACGGTGTCCAGATGATGAATAAGGTCAACAAGCTGGAAATGTAA
- a CDS encoding alpha-amylase family glycosyl hydrolase, producing MKKYIWSLFIVSFLVACKEAPKTEETVQEETIVANEPITDEDLENAIIYEANIRQYSDAGTFNEFTKDIPQLKELGVKIIWLMPIFPISEKNRKAKGDLMVEDIEDENERKKYLGSYYAVANYTAINPDLGNEEDLDNLIETAHENGMFVILDWVANHTGWDNNWITEHPEYYTKNEAGEIIHPAGTDWTDTADLNYDNPELREAMTASMKYWVEKHDVDGFRCDVAHEVPTDFWNANNAELETIKPLFMLAESEKKDLFESAFDMGYNWEGHHIMNELAQGKMDVADWDAYMKKIDTTYQEDDILMNFITNHDENSWNGTVTERMGDAQDAMLTFQYVIPGMPLIYSGQEYGMDKRLKFFEKDSIPKTKGRVWEQMEKLGEIKVNNPALHGGKNAADYKRLETQNENVYAIQRSKDGKKVFYIANLSGNPTKMSVTGMNGSFRDLMSGATVNLNEGEATAMSPYAYMLLEPTE from the coding sequence ATGAAAAAATACATCTGGTCACTTTTTATAGTGAGCTTTTTAGTCGCTTGTAAAGAAGCGCCTAAAACAGAAGAAACCGTTCAGGAAGAAACCATCGTGGCTAATGAGCCCATCACCGATGAAGATCTGGAGAATGCGATTATTTATGAAGCCAACATTAGACAATATTCTGATGCTGGAACTTTTAACGAGTTTACAAAAGACATCCCGCAGCTTAAAGAGTTGGGTGTAAAAATCATCTGGTTGATGCCTATTTTTCCTATTTCTGAGAAAAACAGAAAGGCCAAAGGTGATCTTATGGTAGAAGATATTGAGGATGAAAATGAGCGCAAAAAATATCTGGGCAGCTATTATGCGGTTGCAAATTATACAGCCATCAATCCAGACCTGGGCAATGAAGAAGATCTAGATAACCTTATTGAAACGGCTCATGAGAATGGCATGTTTGTCATTCTGGATTGGGTTGCAAACCACACAGGTTGGGACAACAATTGGATTACAGAACATCCAGAGTACTACACAAAAAATGAAGCTGGAGAGATCATCCATCCAGCAGGAACAGACTGGACAGACACAGCAGATTTAAATTATGACAATCCAGAGTTGCGTGAGGCGATGACGGCTTCCATGAAATACTGGGTAGAAAAGCACGATGTGGACGGTTTTAGATGTGATGTCGCTCATGAAGTTCCAACCGACTTCTGGAATGCTAATAACGCAGAACTCGAGACCATCAAACCACTATTCATGCTTGCGGAAAGTGAGAAAAAGGACCTTTTTGAATCGGCATTTGATATGGGATACAATTGGGAAGGTCATCACATCATGAATGAACTTGCTCAAGGTAAAATGGATGTGGCAGATTGGGATGCTTACATGAAAAAGATCGATACGACCTATCAAGAGGATGATATCCTTATGAATTTCATCACCAACCACGATGAGAACTCTTGGAATGGAACGGTGACAGAGCGCATGGGCGATGCTCAAGACGCCATGTTGACCTTTCAGTATGTAATTCCAGGAATGCCTTTAATCTATTCAGGTCAGGAATACGGCATGGATAAGCGCTTAAAGTTTTTTGAAAAGGATTCTATCCCAAAAACTAAAGGTCGTGTATGGGAACAAATGGAAAAATTAGGCGAAATCAAGGTGAACAACCCAGCACTTCATGGCGGTAAAAATGCAGCGGACTATAAACGCTTAGAAACACAAAACGAAAATGTTTATGCTATCCAGCGCTCTAAAGATGGCAAGAAAGTCTTTTACATCGCTAACCTATCTGGAAATCCTACTAAAATGTCAGTAACCGGAATGAATGGTTCTTTTAGGGATTTAATGTCTGGCGCCACCGTAAATCTTAATGAAGGTGAAGCGACGGCCATGAGCCCGTATGCTTACATGTTACTGGAACCGACAGAATAA
- a CDS encoding alpha-amylase family glycosyl hydrolase, giving the protein MKKIVFLLSIIMLISCKQNQEVERVASVIQVPSSPIYAKNGATDVVIEDYLPADTKVDSITTGNGIKAMPWQTTDEVFTFEIVDGPAINLITLWTNGIRNDIPVFKSESKVKRITYDKPVGSSRIQLKGEFTNWAPVDLEKDGDQLYYDAEVPTGKFQYLFLIDGNEEKITADMPDVVSNGMGGFNRVIDNSRNASPAELSYGTILEDGFTFRTSGSLDNVVILYENQKIEAQKDGDTYTVNIPETDFSNRISKTQLVRVFASDANGRTNDLLISIQNGKVVRDPSKLDRSDFHTQVLYFMMVDRFLDADPSNTKPVVDPDILPKANYMGGDLAGVLEKINDGYFEEMGINTIWLSPITQNPETAYGLWPDPKTKFSGYHGYWPISNTAVDYRFGDEKILKEIIATAHEKDINVILDYVANHVHEEHPLYKEHPEWATDLYLPDGSLNTERWDDQRLTTWFDTFMPTLDFSKPEVVEKMTDSALYWVTNYDLDGFRHDATKHVPEAYWRMLTKKIRNHTDRPIYQIGETYGSYDLIRSYVSTGMLDAQFDFNMYDAAVSAFAKADNSYSNLAETLNKGLEYYGHHHLMGNISGNQDRARFITYASGDLQFDEDAKLAGWTRETQMSDSTAYDRLGMLQAFNMTIPGVPVIYYGDEYGSIGAGDPDNRRMMKFDNLSNREKNLRELVQELAQLRRNSMSLLYGTTQVITDQNGLLILRRAYFDEETFVYFNENPILMNVADKNARFRESETTLINTLETDKYVQVRARNFAIIQTKTKNKPQ; this is encoded by the coding sequence ATGAAAAAAATAGTATTCCTACTGTCCATCATCATGCTAATTTCCTGTAAGCAAAACCAGGAAGTGGAACGCGTAGCGAGTGTGATACAGGTACCTAGTAGTCCCATTTATGCAAAAAATGGAGCTACCGACGTGGTTATTGAAGACTACTTGCCAGCCGATACTAAAGTGGATAGTATTACGACAGGAAACGGAATCAAAGCCATGCCCTGGCAAACCACAGATGAGGTTTTTACTTTTGAAATAGTTGATGGTCCAGCCATCAATCTCATCACGCTATGGACTAACGGTATTCGCAACGATATTCCTGTTTTTAAGAGTGAGAGCAAGGTCAAACGCATCACCTACGATAAGCCAGTGGGCAGTTCCAGGATACAGCTTAAAGGCGAGTTCACCAATTGGGCGCCAGTAGATCTTGAAAAGGATGGCGATCAATTATACTATGATGCCGAAGTACCCACAGGAAAATTTCAGTACCTATTTCTTATCGACGGAAATGAAGAAAAAATAACGGCAGATATGCCTGATGTAGTCAGCAATGGCATGGGCGGTTTCAATCGTGTTATCGATAATAGCCGCAACGCATCGCCAGCCGAACTTAGTTATGGTACCATTCTAGAGGATGGTTTCACTTTTAGAACATCAGGTTCTTTAGACAACGTCGTTATTCTGTATGAAAACCAAAAAATAGAAGCGCAAAAAGACGGCGATACCTACACGGTCAACATCCCAGAAACAGATTTCTCAAACCGCATCTCTAAAACACAGCTCGTGCGCGTCTTTGCCAGCGATGCCAACGGCAGGACAAACGACCTGCTCATTTCCATCCAAAACGGTAAAGTTGTTAGAGATCCATCTAAACTGGATCGATCTGATTTTCACACACAGGTCTTGTACTTTATGATGGTAGACCGCTTCCTGGATGCAGATCCATCCAACACAAAACCAGTAGTAGATCCTGATATCTTGCCCAAAGCAAACTATATGGGTGGCGATCTTGCTGGAGTTCTTGAAAAAATCAATGATGGCTATTTTGAAGAAATGGGAATCAATACCATCTGGCTATCACCTATTACCCAAAATCCAGAAACTGCCTACGGTTTATGGCCCGATCCCAAAACAAAATTTAGCGGTTATCATGGTTATTGGCCCATTTCTAATACTGCGGTGGATTACCGCTTTGGAGACGAGAAGATTTTAAAAGAGATCATCGCCACGGCTCATGAAAAGGACATCAATGTGATATTGGACTATGTCGCAAATCATGTCCATGAAGAACATCCTTTATATAAAGAGCATCCAGAATGGGCAACTGATCTGTACTTGCCAGATGGATCCCTAAATACAGAGCGTTGGGATGACCAGCGACTCACCACATGGTTCGATACATTTATGCCTACACTGGACTTTTCGAAGCCAGAGGTTGTAGAAAAAATGACCGATTCTGCGTTGTATTGGGTCACCAATTATGATTTGGATGGTTTCCGTCATGATGCTACAAAGCACGTGCCTGAAGCCTATTGGAGAATGCTCACAAAAAAGATCAGGAACCATACTGATCGACCTATTTACCAGATAGGTGAGACCTACGGTTCCTACGATTTGATACGCAGTTATGTGAGTACGGGAATGCTGGACGCGCAGTTTGATTTTAATATGTATGATGCTGCGGTTTCCGCTTTCGCGAAAGCGGACAATAGCTACTCCAATCTAGCCGAAACCTTAAACAAAGGGCTGGAATATTACGGTCATCATCATTTGATGGGCAACATTTCGGGCAATCAGGATCGCGCGAGATTCATTACCTATGCCAGTGGAGACCTGCAGTTTGATGAAGATGCAAAGTTGGCCGGATGGACTCGTGAGACACAAATGAGCGACTCCACAGCCTACGATCGCCTGGGAATGTTGCAGGCATTCAACATGACGATTCCTGGTGTGCCGGTGATTTATTATGGCGATGAATACGGCAGCATAGGTGCCGGCGATCCTGATAATCGCAGGATGATGAAGTTTGACAACTTATCAAATCGAGAGAAGAACCTACGCGAGCTGGTTCAAGAATTGGCGCAACTGCGCCGCAATTCCATGTCTCTATTGTACGGTACAACTCAAGTCATCACAGACCAGAATGGATTGCTCATTCTGCGTCGGGCGTATTTTGATGAAGAGACCTTTGTCTACTTTAATGAGAACCCTATTTTGATGAATGTGGCAGATAAAAATGCACGCTTTCGCGAAAGCGAAACAACGCTCATAAACACGCTGGAAACGGACAAGTACGTACAGGTACGCGCCAGAAATTTTGCCATTATCCAAACTAAAACCAAGAACAAACCTCAATAA
- a CDS encoding glycoside hydrolase family 13 protein, with product MRHWLLGLIVFAFAKASTAQIQRMEPPNWWTGMEYSQVEVMLYGNDIANQGEVTSDLPIVNITKPENPNYLFITVETAGKSAGDYKISVGKKKANSKTFRLENRESGSKEREGFDSSDVIYLVMPDRFANGDPSNDSVDSMADKLNRSDRNGRHGGDIQGIIDHLDYIDELGATAIWSTPLLEDNDARTSYHTYAQSDLYNVDPRYGTNELYRKLADELHAREMKLIMDVVPNHWGATHWMMQDLPMKSWIHQFDDYKDSDRDFPVDGYANSSYRQSVQMDPNASEYDMRYAEKGWFVSTMPDLNQEEPLVLNYLIQNTIWWLEYAGLDGLRVDTYAYNEKQGIADWTKAIMKEYPNINIVGETWLHDQAQISYWQKDSPVAAIQDYNTELPSVMDFTLHDAIMEAFKEEEQGWDKGMVRMYENFVNDFLYADTDNLLVFMANHDTNRFSGSGVYNNNVANYKLALTLILTTRGTPQIYYGDEIGMMGDKSKLGDGDIRRDFPGGWKGDEQNAFTNPTAEQNEYQAFTKKLLNYRKNKSVLHTGKFLQYVPEQNCYVYFRHNDKSRVMVIINNNPEAVSLDMNRFAEGLDNTQAGTDIITNKELNLSGKLEVAGKTSLVIDLDR from the coding sequence ATGAGACATTGGTTATTGGGATTGATTGTTTTCGCTTTCGCGAAAGCGAGTACCGCACAAATCCAACGTATGGAACCACCCAATTGGTGGACCGGCATGGAGTACTCGCAAGTAGAGGTCATGCTCTACGGAAATGATATTGCCAATCAAGGCGAAGTCACCTCTGATTTACCTATTGTTAATATCACCAAACCCGAAAATCCCAATTACCTTTTTATAACGGTGGAAACCGCTGGTAAATCTGCTGGTGATTATAAAATATCAGTCGGGAAAAAGAAGGCCAATTCCAAGACCTTTAGGTTGGAAAATCGCGAGTCTGGATCAAAAGAACGTGAAGGATTTGACTCCAGCGATGTGATTTACCTGGTCATGCCAGATCGATTTGCTAATGGTGATCCCAGCAATGATTCAGTAGACTCAATGGCAGATAAGTTGAACAGATCTGATAGAAACGGCCGTCATGGTGGCGATATTCAAGGAATTATAGATCATCTGGATTATATTGATGAATTGGGTGCTACCGCTATCTGGAGCACGCCATTGCTGGAAGATAACGACGCTAGAACTTCTTATCATACCTATGCGCAAAGCGATTTGTATAACGTCGATCCACGTTATGGAACGAACGAATTGTATCGCAAACTTGCCGATGAACTACATGCGCGTGAGATGAAATTGATCATGGATGTGGTTCCCAATCATTGGGGCGCTACACACTGGATGATGCAGGATCTACCCATGAAATCATGGATCCATCAATTTGATGACTATAAAGACAGCGATCGTGATTTCCCAGTCGATGGTTATGCAAACTCTTCTTATCGACAGTCGGTTCAAATGGATCCCAATGCTAGTGAATATGATATGCGGTATGCAGAAAAGGGTTGGTTTGTAAGTACGATGCCAGACCTGAATCAGGAAGAGCCATTGGTATTGAACTACTTGATCCAAAACACCATCTGGTGGTTGGAGTATGCTGGATTGGACGGGTTGCGTGTAGATACCTATGCTTACAATGAGAAGCAAGGTATTGCGGACTGGACTAAAGCTATAATGAAGGAATATCCCAATATCAATATTGTGGGAGAAACATGGTTGCATGATCAGGCGCAAATTTCCTATTGGCAAAAGGATTCTCCAGTTGCCGCCATACAAGACTACAATACAGAGCTGCCCAGTGTGATGGACTTTACTTTACATGATGCGATCATGGAAGCCTTTAAAGAAGAAGAGCAAGGTTGGGACAAAGGAATGGTGCGCATGTATGAGAATTTTGTCAATGATTTCTTGTACGCAGACACAGATAACTTGCTGGTATTTATGGCAAACCACGATACCAACAGGTTTAGTGGCTCTGGTGTTTACAACAATAATGTGGCAAACTATAAGCTTGCATTAACCTTAATATTGACTACACGCGGTACTCCACAAATCTATTATGGAGATGAGATAGGTATGATGGGCGATAAGTCTAAGTTGGGCGATGGTGATATACGCCGTGATTTTCCTGGTGGCTGGAAAGGTGATGAACAAAATGCCTTTACAAACCCAACAGCCGAGCAAAACGAATATCAAGCTTTTACCAAAAAGCTATTAAACTACCGCAAGAATAAATCAGTCCTGCACACAGGAAAGTTCCTACAATACGTTCCCGAGCAAAATTGCTACGTGTATTTTAGACATAATGACAAAAGCCGTGTGATGGTGATCATCAACAATAATCCCGAAGCGGTTTCTTTAGATATGAACCGTTTTGCTGAAGGTCTAGATAATACTCAAGCTGGAACGGATATCATCACTAACAAGGAACTGAATCTTTCTGGTAAACTGGAAGTCGCCGGTAAAACCAGCCTGGTCATTGATCTGGATCGATAG
- a CDS encoding glycoside hydrolase family 97 protein, whose amino-acid sequence MSKFVVVLLVGFAFAKAIQAQTLKSPNGAFEMQFTLDRNGTPQYQLQLNGEPVIKKSSLGFELKNDEKSLKNDFSVVATDRNSYDETWQPVWGEESQIRNHYNEMAVTLQQAGTDRNMVIRFRLFDDGLGFRYEFPQQEFTYFVIKEELTQFAMTGDHTAYWIAGDYDTQEYDYTTSRLSQIGALHDSAISDNASQTPFSPTGVQTALMMKTDDGLYINIHEAALVDYSAMHLNLDEETMVFTSKLTPDVNGDMAYMQAPTTTSWRTIIASKNATDILASRMTYNLNEPLALEDTSWIKPTKYIGVWWEMITGKSSWSYTNDLPAIQLGKTDYSTLEPNDTHGATTAHVKDYIDFAAQHGFDAVLVEGWNQGWEDWFGHSKDYVFDFVTPYPDFDVEGIHEYAKSKDVKMIMHHETSGSTRNYERHLDTAFQFMKKYGYDAVKTGYVGNILPRGEHHYGQWTVNHYQHVLEMAAEYEIMINAHEAVRPTGIARTYPNLIGNESARGTEFQAFGGSKPNHTTILPFTRLIGGPMDYTPGIFEMDISKVNPDNDSHGNFTLANQLGLYVVMYSPLQMAADLPENYNRFLDAFQFIKDVPVDWEVSKYLEAEPGEYITIARKDKNSSSWFVGNSNGTTARTATVDFKFLEKGKKYKATIYADAKDAHYKNNPQAYKITTKNVTQKTKLDVFTAPGGGFGISVVEVE is encoded by the coding sequence ATGTCAAAATTTGTAGTGGTGTTGTTGGTGGGTTTCGCTTTCGCGAAAGCGATACAAGCACAAACCCTCAAATCACCCAATGGAGCTTTTGAAATGCAGTTTACCTTGGACCGCAACGGTACACCGCAATATCAATTGCAGCTTAATGGTGAACCTGTCATCAAGAAAAGCAGCTTGGGATTTGAGCTTAAGAACGATGAAAAATCACTGAAAAATGATTTTTCAGTGGTGGCTACAGATCGCAATAGCTATGATGAAACTTGGCAGCCGGTTTGGGGTGAAGAATCGCAAATACGCAATCATTATAATGAGATGGCCGTGACCCTGCAACAGGCTGGTACAGATCGCAATATGGTGATCAGATTTAGGTTGTTTGATGATGGTCTAGGGTTTAGATATGAGTTCCCACAACAAGAGTTTACCTATTTTGTAATCAAGGAAGAGTTGACGCAGTTTGCCATGACCGGCGACCACACGGCTTACTGGATTGCTGGTGATTATGATACACAAGAGTATGACTATACCACTTCTAGATTATCCCAAATAGGAGCTTTGCATGATTCTGCGATTTCAGACAATGCTTCACAAACTCCGTTTTCACCTACAGGCGTTCAAACCGCTCTCATGATGAAAACTGATGATGGTTTGTACATCAATATTCACGAGGCTGCTCTCGTGGATTATAGCGCCATGCACCTTAACCTTGATGAGGAGACCATGGTTTTCACATCTAAGTTGACACCAGATGTCAATGGTGATATGGCTTACATGCAAGCGCCCACTACAACGTCATGGCGCACGATTATCGCCAGTAAAAATGCTACTGATATCCTGGCATCTCGCATGACTTATAACCTAAACGAGCCACTCGCGCTTGAAGACACATCGTGGATCAAACCCACAAAATATATCGGCGTCTGGTGGGAAATGATTACTGGTAAAAGTTCCTGGTCGTACACTAACGATTTGCCAGCCATCCAATTGGGTAAAACCGACTACTCAACACTCGAGCCCAATGATACTCATGGGGCCACAACGGCACACGTAAAGGATTACATTGACTTTGCAGCACAACATGGTTTTGATGCTGTCCTGGTAGAAGGCTGGAATCAAGGCTGGGAAGACTGGTTTGGGCACTCAAAGGATTACGTATTTGATTTTGTAACTCCTTATCCAGATTTTGATGTAGAAGGAATTCACGAATATGCCAAATCCAAAGATGTCAAAATGATCATGCATCATGAAACCTCAGGATCTACCCGTAATTATGAGCGTCATCTGGATACGGCTTTTCAGTTTATGAAAAAGTATGGTTATGATGCCGTTAAGACCGGTTATGTAGGCAACATCTTGCCTAGAGGCGAGCATCACTATGGCCAGTGGACGGTCAATCACTACCAGCACGTTTTGGAAATGGCGGCAGAGTATGAGATCATGATCAACGCGCACGAGGCCGTGCGTCCCACAGGAATTGCACGCACTTACCCTAATTTGATAGGAAATGAATCTGCTCGCGGTACAGAATTTCAAGCTTTTGGTGGGTCAAAACCTAATCACACGACCATCCTTCCATTTACAAGATTGATAGGTGGACCTATGGATTACACACCAGGAATTTTTGAAATGGATATATCTAAGGTCAATCCAGACAATGATTCCCATGGGAATTTCACGCTCGCAAATCAGCTGGGACTTTATGTGGTGATGTACAGTCCACTACAGATGGCAGCAGACCTTCCTGAAAACTATAATCGCTTTCTGGATGCCTTTCAATTCATAAAGGACGTTCCCGTAGATTGGGAAGTTTCAAAATACCTGGAAGCAGAACCTGGCGAGTACATCACCATTGCAAGAAAGGATAAGAATTCGAGCAGTTGGTTTGTGGGAAACTCTAACGGCACTACCGCACGTACCGCTACAGTTGATTTTAAATTTCTGGAAAAGGGAAAAAAATACAAGGCCACGATTTACGCAGATGCAAAGGATGCCCACTACAAGAACAATCCGCAGGCGTATAAAATCACCACTAAAAATGTGACCCAAAAAACGAAGCTGGATGTGTTTACAGCACCTGGTGGCGGTTTTGGTATTAGTGTCGTAGAGGTTGAATAG